Proteins encoded together in one Candidatus Nomurabacteria bacterium window:
- the clpP gene encoding ATP-dependent Clp endopeptidase proteolytic subunit ClpP produces MLIPTVIEKSPFGERAYDIYSRLLKERIIFLGGPIDDHTANIIIAQLLFLESEGPKKDITMYINSPGGSVSATMAILDTMNYVKSDVSTVCVGLAASGGAIILSAGKKGKRLALPNAEIMIHQPLGGTEGQASDIAITAKQILKIKDKLNKILSKHSGKPITQVERDSDRDYYMSAEEAKSYGLIDEIVKSKG; encoded by the coding sequence ATGCTTATACCAACAGTGATTGAAAAGTCCCCCTTCGGGGAGAGGGCCTACGACATTTACTCTAGGCTTCTGAAAGAGCGAATCATCTTCTTGGGCGGTCCAATTGACGATCACACCGCCAACATTATTATTGCCCAACTCCTATTCTTGGAATCAGAAGGTCCAAAGAAAGACATCACCATGTACATCAATTCGCCTGGAGGCTCTGTCTCGGCAACGATGGCCATTCTAGACACCATGAACTATGTGAAATCCGATGTTTCCACCGTTTGTGTAGGTCTCGCGGCTTCTGGCGGCGCAATTATTCTCTCTGCTGGAAAGAAAGGGAAGCGTCTCGCCTTACCAAACGCTGAAATTATGATCCATCAGCCTCTTGGCGGAACAGAGGGGCAGGCCAGCGATATCGCTATTACGGCTAAACAAATTTTGAAAATTAAAGACAAGTTAAACAAAATCCTGTCCAAACATAGTGGTAAACCAATTACGCAAGTCGAACGCGACTCTGACCGTGATTACTACATGAGCGCAGAAGAAGCAAAATCCTACGGCTTGATTGACGAGATTGTTAAGTCAAAGGGTTAG
- a CDS encoding inorganic diphosphatase encodes MKTNLWHDITPGTADKMNVIVEINRGSKNKYEIDKETGLIALDRVLYSAQDFPCDYGFIPQTLWDDNDPVDVIILTTYPLLPGLLMRARPVGIMNMIDSGDADDKVIAVPVDDPRWANVQDLPDINPHTLKEIKHFYLTYKQLQNKVVEISGFGNKTEAEKAFARGCQLYKEKFGK; translated from the coding sequence ATGAAAACTAACCTTTGGCACGACATCACCCCAGGAACAGCCGACAAAATGAATGTGATTGTGGAAATCAATCGCGGTTCTAAAAATAAATATGAAATTGACAAAGAAACAGGTCTAATCGCCCTAGATCGTGTCCTCTATTCCGCCCAAGATTTTCCTTGCGATTATGGTTTCATCCCCCAGACACTCTGGGACGACAATGATCCAGTCGATGTGATTATTCTCACCACTTACCCCCTCCTGCCAGGCCTCTTGATGCGCGCGCGACCAGTTGGAATTATGAACATGATTGATTCCGGCGACGCGGACGACAAGGTCATCGCCGTACCAGTGGACGATCCCCGCTGGGCTAATGTCCAGGATCTGCCCGACATCAATCCTCACACCCTGAAGGAGATTAAACATTTCTATCTGACATACAAACAGTTACAGAACAAGGTCGTGGAAATCAGCGGTTTCGGCAACAAGACGGAAGCCGAGAAAGCTTTCGCCCGCGGTTGTCAACTGTACAAAGAAAAATTTGGTAAATAG
- the nusA gene encoding transcription termination/antitermination protein NusA yields the protein MRSALEQLEEERGIPKEKILSAIEDALIAAYKKDYGKKDQIVQAKLDYSSGKVDFCQVKIVVDKEMLLNEDEEAPEDGGTSGQEENKKVHFNPEHHLMLEDARKIRSDAEPGDELTFPLETKEDYGRIAAQTAKQVIIQRLREAEKYSVLAEYEGREGEIVNGKVQKMERGNVFVDLGRTTGLLSREEQIPGEYYRQGERLKAYLYSVEETPRGINLRLSRAHPKFVEQLFAVEAPEIASGKVVVKAIAREPGARTKIAVHSTDPNIDPVGSCVGQRGVRVNTVISELGGEKIDIIEWEDSVEEFIRSALSPAKINTVTLFTEENRAQIEVDADQFSLAVGRGGQNARLAAKLTGWKIDIIPPPSMPTQESKPVEKEAEAMTEPEIKTETE from the coding sequence CAGATCGTCCAGGCAAAACTCGACTACAGTTCAGGTAAGGTTGACTTCTGTCAGGTAAAGATCGTGGTTGACAAAGAGATGCTACTCAATGAAGATGAAGAAGCACCAGAGGATGGAGGCACGAGCGGACAAGAGGAAAATAAGAAAGTTCATTTCAACCCAGAGCATCATCTTATGCTGGAAGACGCCAGAAAGATAAGATCGGACGCCGAACCAGGAGATGAATTAACCTTTCCTCTCGAAACCAAGGAAGACTACGGTCGGATTGCCGCTCAAACAGCAAAACAGGTTATTATCCAAAGATTACGAGAGGCCGAGAAATATTCGGTCCTGGCTGAATACGAGGGACGTGAGGGCGAGATTGTAAATGGCAAGGTCCAAAAGATGGAGCGTGGCAACGTTTTTGTTGACCTCGGACGTACAACCGGTCTCCTGTCTCGCGAAGAGCAAATCCCCGGCGAATACTATCGTCAAGGTGAGCGCCTTAAGGCCTATCTTTACTCCGTCGAGGAAACACCCCGAGGTATCAACCTGCGGCTATCTCGTGCCCACCCCAAGTTTGTGGAGCAACTTTTCGCCGTGGAAGCCCCTGAAATCGCCAGTGGCAAGGTGGTGGTCAAGGCGATCGCCCGTGAACCGGGCGCCAGAACCAAAATCGCCGTCCATTCTACCGACCCGAATATCGACCCAGTTGGCTCCTGTGTAGGTCAACGTGGCGTGCGCGTCAACACCGTTATTAGCGAGCTTGGTGGCGAAAAAATCGACATAATTGAATGGGAAGATAGCGTGGAAGAATTCATCCGAAGCGCGCTTTCACCAGCAAAAATTAATACCGTAACCCTTTTTACCGAAGAAAACCGAGCTCAAATTGAAGTAGATGCCGACCAATTCTCCCTCGCGGTTGGCCGTGGCGGGCAAAACGCCCGTCTCGCCGCCAAACTAACTGGTTGGAAAATCGACATTATCCCACCACCGTCAATGCCAACCCAGGAATCAAAACCCGTTGAGAAAGAGGCTGAAGCAATGACTGAACCAGAAATAAAGACCGAAACTGAGTAA